From one Culex quinquefasciatus strain JHB chromosome 3, VPISU_Cqui_1.0_pri_paternal, whole genome shotgun sequence genomic stretch:
- the LOC6030939 gene encoding lysM and putative peptidoglycan-binding domain-containing protein 3, whose amino-acid sequence MEAQILPGDTLQAIALRFNCTIAELKKINKIDKDKEIFARRIIRVPITPHSILLETLPKVHSSGNSSPKRNFSNAAQSAALVIEKQTNLDEKLIVAAVSTASYKNDPTTATTTASSSFPNGDDFRVDHSSVGQTEQAPLLSGEYDDNLPQPRPLKLPSNDFSCNGSDCDISWICLLVCILALCFAIPLIYVIYVAEHIEKYHHDSFINETTHHKT is encoded by the exons ATGGAGGCACAGATTCTTCCAGGAGATACGCTTCAAGCGATTGCATTGAGATTTAACTGCACG ATTGCGGAACTtaagaaaataaacaaaatcgacAAAGACAAAGAAATCTTCGCTCGAAGGATTATACGAGTGCCAATTACGCCCCATTCGATATTACTAGAAACTCTGCCAAAAGTGCACAGTAGCGGTAACAGTAGTCCCAAGAGGAACTTTTCCAACGCGGCCCAATCTGCAGCACTGGTGATTGAAAAGCAAACGAATCTTGACGAAAAACTGATTGTGGCAGCGGTGAGTACAGCTTCCTACAAGAATGAcccgacgacggcgacgacaacGGCAAGCTCGTCGTTCCCGAATGGTGATGACTTCCGAGTGGACCATTCTTCGGTGGGACAGACAGAGCAGGCACCGTTGCTCAGCGGGGAGTACGATGATAATTTGCCCCAACCGAGGCCACTGAAGCTGCCTTCAAACGACTTCTCGTGCAACGGATCCGACTGTGATATTTCCTGGATTTGTCTTCTTGTGTGCATTTTAGCGCTCTGTTTTGCTATTCCGTTAATTTATGTTATCTATGTTGCGGAGCACATAGAAAAATATCATCACGATAGTTTTATCAACGAAACGACACATCATAAAACGTGA